The Elusimicrobiota bacterium genome segment TCATAATGCCTTCACCCCAAGCGTCTACAATGTGATAGTCGAACTGATGCCCATAGAAAAAACCATCAAAGGAACTATCATACCTGATTTGCATGTTTGCGGCTCAGGGCCAGAGTTGGTCGGAGCGGAAGTCGAGTTGGTCCCAGCTTTGGCGCGCGAAAGCCGGCTCAAAGGAGCCCTAATCGCTGTAAAACAACGCTTTAAGTTCATAATCATCGACTGTCCTCCATCCCTTGGGCTACTGACAATAAACGCCCTTAACGCGGCAAATAAAGTCATCATCCCAATCCAAGGGGAGTACTATGCCATGGAAGGGCTAGCCCATTTCCTGGAGACCATAAAGACCGTAAAATCAGCACTGAACCCAGGCCTGGAGATAGAGGGGGGGGTGCTGACCATGTTCGACTCCAGAATGGTGCTCTCCAATCAGGTAAAAGTCGAGGTCGAAAAATACTTCGACAAGTCTATATTCAAGACCATCATCCCTAGGAACATCCGCCTGGCCGAGGCCCCCGGGTTCGGCCAATGCATATTCCAGTACGACCCCAAGTCAAAGGGAGCCGAGGCCTATGCTGATTTCGCCCGCGAGCTCCTGCGCCGCAGGGGCGTAACCGAAGACCCGGTCGAGGAAGTCAATAAAGAAGCAGCATCCGCAGCAACGGAGAACCAGTCATGAGACAAGCTTTAGGAAGAGGACTAGCCGCTCTTATACCGACCCCCGAGCCGGTCCAGCCAGAACAGGCCCAGGACAGGCCGGTGCCTGGGCCAATCATGGTCCCGATCGATAAGATCCGCGCCAATAGGTATCAGCCGCGCAAGAACTTCGACAAAGAGAAGCTCGCCGAGCTGGCCGCTTCGATCAAGGAGCATGGGCTCGCACAGCCCATAATCGTGTCGCAAGACGGGAAGGACGGCGGCTATGAGCTAATCGCCGGAGAGCGTCGCCTGCGGGCCTGTGAGTTAGCCGGACTCCGGGATATCGAGGTCATCGTCAGGACCGGACACACTGACAAACAGCGCCTTGCCGTATCGTTGGTGGAAAACCTCCAGAGAGAAGACCTCAACGCAATTGAAGCGGCC includes the following:
- a CDS encoding AAA family ATPase, with protein sequence MAETIVVANQKGGVGKTTTAINLAAALALLKQPTLLIDVDPQGNATSGLGFDHNAFTPSVYNVIVELMPIEKTIKGTIIPDLHVCGSGPELVGAEVELVPALARESRLKGALIAVKQRFKFIIIDCPPSLGLLTINALNAANKVIIPIQGEYYAMEGLAHFLETIKTVKSALNPGLEIEGGVLTMFDSRMVLSNQVKVEVEKYFDKSIFKTIIPRNIRLAEAPGFGQCIFQYDPKSKGAEAYADFARELLRRRGVTEDPVEEVNKEAASAATENQS